The nucleotide sequence TGGGCCAGCGCTTTGCCAGTTCGGGTGCGCGGTCGGTCACCGCGGTCGCGGCGAGATGCGGATATCCAGCCTTGTTGAGAATAGGCCCCACCGCGAGATTCAGACCCGTGCCCCAAGGCGACAGGATGAAGTCCACCTTGTCCTGGCTGATGAGCCGTTCCAGTGCGCGCGCCGCTTCTTCCGCGCTCGAGCGATCGTCGTACTGCACGATCTCGATAGGTACGCGCTTATCGCCGAGCTTCAGCCCGCCGGCGGCATTCACTTCCTTCACCCACAGGTCGTAGTTCGGAATCGTGCTGACCGCGGCTCCCCCGGCATTTGGGCCGGTTCGCGAGATCGCGTAGCCGATCTTGACCGACGTTTGCGCCTGAGCGGCATCGTTCGCTCCGAAAACGGCAGCGCCGGCAATCGCAAGCACCCCCGCCGCGAGGCGCGTGACTGGTGACACCATGTTCTCCTCCCAGAGATATTCCGTCCGTCGCCTTGATGGCGTTCGACGGGAGAAAGACTAATGGAGCGTTCTCGGCATGGAATTGGACGGTTCCGGGGAAAGATTGTACTATTTCGTCACGTTTATCGGTTTTCAAGCGACGGATTGTCTCAATGCAGCACGGCGCGACGCATCTCACCCCTGGCCCGGCCGGCTTTGCCGAGGCAGCGAGTCCGGCCCTGTATGCGGAGGGTTTCTCCGGCGGACTGGCGCCACGCGACTGGGTTATTCGTCACGACATCGATCGGCGCGCGCATCTGCTTGTGATCGAGACCAGAGGCGGCACTGCCAGGCTCCGCGGGACAGCGATTGCGTTTGAAGCCCCCGCCCTGCTGTGGCTGCCGGGAGGTGTGGACGCCCATCTCCAGGTGCAGGCCGGCACGACCGGCCATCTCGTCGCCATCTCCGAGGATTTCCTGACGCGGATCGTCGCAGGCAGCGCGGAAGCTCTTCACCTGCAACGCACGATCGACCGGTTCGTGATGCTCAGAGAATCGCAAATCGAGGATGCATTCGAAGCCGTCGCAGACTCCTGTGCGACGCTGGTGCGTGAACTCCACGCGCCGGCCCGCGGCAGCATGACCATGGTTTCATCCCATGTTTTGCTGCTTTGCCTGCATCTGTGGCGCTCGGCGACCCTGGAGGAAACCACCGGCGAAGCAGCTCGTCGCGGCGGCGGGCCGCGCCTTGTTGGCAATTTTCTTCAGATGGTCGAACTGCATTATCGCGACGGCTGGCCGATTGCACGATATGCCGCGGCACTCGGCGTTACCGACGACAAACTGCACGCGCATTGCAAGCGCGAAAAAGCGCG is from Afipia massiliensis and encodes:
- a CDS encoding helix-turn-helix domain-containing protein, which encodes MQHGATHLTPGPAGFAEAASPALYAEGFSGGLAPRDWVIRHDIDRRAHLLVIETRGGTARLRGTAIAFEAPALLWLPGGVDAHLQVQAGTTGHLVAISEDFLTRIVAGSAEALHLQRTIDRFVMLRESQIEDAFEAVADSCATLVRELHAPARGSMTMVSSHVLLLCLHLWRSATLEETTGEAARRGGGPRLVGNFLQMVELHYRDGWPIARYAAALGVTDDKLHAHCKREKARSPRAIIHERLIHEACTRLHQLDLPVEQIGYGLGFRDPGYFSRFFRKHQGISPGAYRRRARVEQAKRGPFYAAWP